One segment of Cutaneotrichosporon cavernicola HIS019 DNA, chromosome: 4 DNA contains the following:
- the BAT2 gene encoding uncharacterized protein (Amino-transferase class IV) produces the protein MPAELKASSLYFSPISPSHKPTAGKDGYGKYMLTVPWSRTSGWGQPKIAARQDISLDPLAGVLQYAVTCFEGMKCYKDDQGELRLFRPAKNFDRLKRSAARVGLPDQWDNDELLDLLGKLLDLESDLVPAVDGENLYIRPTLLETSESFGIKDDAYASDALLYVVTSLNLGKGLYASSEGEGIRLDACSQFIRAWPGGHGSYKLGANYGTVQVAKRPGYAMSLWLHTVDGKEYLSEAGGMNVWVIKEAKDGFLEFTTMGLENGIVLPGITRESIIELLNDHASGKAEFPIAGMPKNIRVVERDIPMEEITEGVKDGSLKGMFGCGTGVVVVQIGNITSQGKEYKIPSNPLIKLLRDAMTGIQRGRIEHGDWSYVVPGWDGKQHEHDVDGQKVIA, from the exons ATGCCAGCCGAGCTCAAAGCCTCCAGCCTCTACTtctcgcccatctcgcccAGCCACAAGCCGACTGCCGGCAAAGACGGTTATGGGAA ATACATGCTGACCGTCCCC TGGAGTCGCACCTCGGGCTGGGGCCAGCCCAAGATCGCTGCACGCCAGGATATCTCCCTCGACCCTCTCGCCGGTGTGCTGCAGTA TGCCGTCACCTGCTTCGAGGGCATGAAG TGCTACAAGGACGACCAGG GCGAGCTCCGCCTCTTCCGGCCGGCCAAGAACTTTGACCGCCTTAAGCGCTCTGCCGCCCGCGTCGGCCTCCCC GACCAGTGGGACAACGATGAGCTCCTagacctcctcggcaagctccttgaccttg AGTCTGATCTTGTTCCCGCAGTTGACGGCGAGAACCTCTACATCCGGCccacgctcctcgagacGTCCGAGTCATTTGGCATTAAGGACGACGCATACGCGTCCGACGCCCTGCTCTACGTTGTCACGAGCCTAAACCTCGGCAAGGGTCTCTACGCGTCGTccgagggggagggaatCCGTCTGGATGCGTGCAGCCAGTTCATCCGCGCCTGGCCAGGAGGCCACGGCAGCTACAAGCTCGGTGCCAACTACGGCACTGTTCAGGTCGCAAAGCGCCCCGGCTATGCCATGTCGCTCTGGCTCCACACCGTAGATGGCAAGGAATACCTCTCAGAGGCCGGCGGAATGAATGTCTGGGTCatcaaggaggccaaggacggcTTCCTCGAGTTCACCACCATGGGTCTTGAGAACGGCATCGTCCTCCCAGGTATCACTCGTGAGAGCATCATCGAGCTTCTCAACGATCACGCCTCAGGCAAGGCCGAGTTCCCAATCGCTGGTATGCCCAAAAACATCCGCGTTGTTGAGCGCGACATCCCCATGGAGGAGATCAccgagggcgtcaaggACGGCTCGCTCAAAGGAATGTTCGGTTGCGG CACTGGAGTCGTTGTCGTCCAGATCGGAAACATCACGAGCCAGGGCAAGGAGTACAAGATCCCCTCGAATCCCCTGATCAagctcctccgcgacgcAATGACGGGCATCCAGCGTGGTAGAATCGAGCACGGTGACTGGTCGTACGTTGTCCCCggatgggatgggaagcagcacgagcacgacgtcgacggtCAGAAGGTTATCGCTTAG